A genomic stretch from Vicia villosa cultivar HV-30 ecotype Madison, WI unplaced genomic scaffold, Vvil1.0 ctg.001462F_1_1, whole genome shotgun sequence includes:
- the LOC131635282 gene encoding uncharacterized mitochondrial protein AtMg00810-like, protein MDDLLITSSCENSISRFKKELMSEFEMTDLGIMRYFFGIEFQRSKMGLLMHQMRYALEILKRCEIEHCNVAITPCEERLQLSKSEDEQDVGPNQYRRLIGSLRYLCNTRPDLAFSVDIASRFMEKPKVSHMGAVKKILRYVKGTLGCGILFPASDTGRKCYLLGFTDSNWCGDKDDRKSTAGYIFMFGRTQSLGVRKRNRW, encoded by the coding sequence ATGGATGATCTCTTGATTACCAGTAGCTGTGAGAATAGTATCTCAAGGTTCAAGAAGGAACTcatgagtgaatttgagatgacggACCTTGGGATTATGAGATACTTCTTTGGCATAGAGTTCCAAAGGTCAAAAATgggactgctcatgcaccaaaTGAGGTATGCACTTGAAATCTTGAAGAGGTGTGAAATAGAGCATTGTAATGTTGCCATTACACCATGTGAGGAAAGGCTACAGCTATCCAAgagtgaggatgagcaagatgttggTCCAAATCAATATCGGagattgattggatcattgcGGTATTTGTGCAATACGCGACCGGACTTGGCATTTAGCGTCGAtattgcgagtagattcatggagaaaCCTAAGGTGTCTCATATGGGAGCAGTCAAGAAGATCCTTAGATATGTTAAAGGAACTCTTGGATGTGGAATTCTCTTTCCGGCATCAGATACAGGCCGAAAGTGTTATTTACTTGGTTTCACCGATTCCAATTGGTGTGGTGATAAAGATGATAGAAAGTCAACagctggatacatctttatgtttgGTAGGACAcaatctcttggtgttcgaaAAAGGAACCGGTGGTAG
- the LOC131635283 gene encoding uncharacterized protein LOC131635283 has translation MLVASIYFWDATHNTFHLPCGMVTPTLFDVASITGLHPLGEDFDPNYIDTDTIKFGESKATYTVFTVKHHNKDSDDVSDEEHIAFLALWLSMCVFCSRSLQVAKRYLALENQLNSGRMLDLSQMILGYLYECLGESADLLRAYEAGTYLLFVGPFWLLQLWLNATFETVLPKKGLVDENDEAIKNRTIEGTRLTYLTPRTKEVNCLKPFKPT, from the coding sequence ATGCTGGTAGCGTCCATATACTTCTGGGACGCAACTCATAatactttccatctcccatgtggaatggttacccctaccttATTCGATGTAGCTTCTATTACTGGGCTTCACCCATTAGGAGAGGATTTCGACCCCAATTACATTGATACTGACACTATCAAATTTGGCGAGAGCAAAGCCACTTACACCGTATTCACTGTGAAACATCACAACAAAGATAGTGATGATGTTTCTGacgaagaacatattgcttttctgGCGCTTTGGCTCTCAATGTGCGTCTTTTGCTCGAGATCATTACAGGTGGCGAAGAGGTATCTTGCCTTGGAGAATCAACTTAATTCTGGAAGGATGTTAGACTTGAGCCAAATGATCCTTGGGTATCTCTATGAATGCCTTGGTGAATCTGCTGATCTTCTGAGAGCTTACGAAGCTGGGACTTATCTACTCTTTGTTGGACCCTTTTGGCTGTTGCAATTGTGGTTAAATGCCACTTTCGAGACTGTTTTGCCGAAGAAAGGATTAGTTGATGAAAATGATGAGGCCATCAAGAACAGAACAATAGAAGGAACAAGGTTAACCTACTTAACCCCTAGGACGAAGGAGGTCAACTGCCTGAAGCCTTTCAAGCCTACATAA